The genome window ATTTCTCTATGACACTTGGTATTAAGTCTGGTGTGATCGGAACTGTAAATGCAAGATTTGGAACCGAGACGATAGATACGGGATATACGACACCAGAACCCTCACTTCTACAAAAAATTCTAAGAGCAATGGTCGATGACGAAATTGAATTTGTCTTCATGGAAGCAAGCTCTCATGGATTAAAACTTGGAAGGATGAACGGCGTCGAGATTGATGTAGCAATTTTTACTAACCTAACAAAGGATCATCTAGACTTTCACAAAACTATGGATGATTATTTATTGAGTAAATTTCAATTATTTGTGTTGTTGGAAAAAAGTTCCAAAAAAGATAAATATGGAATCGTGTATAAAGACGCATCTGGTGGATCGGAAATAGCCAAACTTCTGGCTGATAGGTCAATGAAAACTCCGATTTCTTATATAGGAAAAGGCGAAGAATTTCAATTCATGAATACTACATTGGGAATTAAGGGTTCCGACTTCCTTTTTTGTCATTCTATTCCAGAATCTACATTTCAAAGAACTCTTCGTATCAAGACCAATCTTTTGGGTGGATTCAATGTTATCAATTTATCTATCGCAATTGCCACTTGGATGAGCACTGATATTGCTCCAGAAAAACTTTCTTTTCTTTGCGAATATGTTCCTAGAATTCCCGGAAGATTTGACATCTATCATTCTTCAACTGGTGACAAACTTGCCGTTGTCGATTATGCACATACACCCGATGCTATCCTAAACATCTTGCAGAGTTGTCGCGAAATGAAA of Leptospira sp. GIMC2001 contains these proteins:
- a CDS encoding UDP-N-acetylmuramoyl-L-alanyl-D-glutamate--2,6-diaminopimelate ligase encodes the protein MQISSLLNNFPTLRLAKGSKDSDIGYIWTDSRLIEKKDIFLIDDNNCKIEHFQNAIDNGSTTCIAYKGSKFLDEAINYFPTVIESEELILSIHGDIASFLLGHPSKNLKIFAVTGTNGKTSVTHILYHFSMTLGIKSGVIGTVNARFGTETIDTGYTTPEPSLLQKILRAMVDDEIEFVFMEASSHGLKLGRMNGVEIDVAIFTNLTKDHLDFHKTMDDYLLSKFQLFVLLEKSSKKDKYGIVYKDASGGSEIAKLLADRSMKTPISYIGKGEEFQFMNTTLGIKGSDFLFCHSIPESTFQRTLRIKTNLLGGFNVINLSIAIATWMSTDIAPEKLSFLCEYVPRIPGRFDIYHSSTGDKLAVVDYAHTPDAILNILQSCREMKPTYLICLFGCGGDRDRTKRTEMAKIAEDNSDLVIITSDNPRTESPSLILDEIQSGFSKDFTSFQRIEDRRDAIRYGIEQLPAGGILAVCGKGHENYQIIGKEKLYFHDGEEVEFAFKNFDPDRM